The Lucilia cuprina isolate Lc7/37 chromosome 5, ASM2204524v1, whole genome shotgun sequence genome includes a window with the following:
- the LOC111686094 gene encoding uncharacterized protein LOC111686094, producing the protein MATLINEEQHLNIINDKSKQTKQQQQQQHYYYFANYNTKENKNVKEEISDGNNNSVDDFYHIKQCCYQSTTTIKSRTLNQRNQYIYTTPITTATTTTTLSHVLHSLSSYNCRSSFLTVFLMGYLLLVQHYAMAAPQSCILCDKNDLQAKDPQTNYEEFLFEHQVTRQDAINALRQLNDSFYEGTSTDSSCNGVRCTEKVMKYCLGPQFINDHCWCEVGHSTGK; encoded by the exons atggcAACACTTATAAACGAAGAACAACATCTTAATATCATAAATgataaatcaaaacaaacaaagcagcagcaacaacaacaacactattaCTATTTTGCCAACtataatacaaaagaaaataaaaatgtcaaagAGGAAATCAGTGATGGCAATAATAATAGTGTAGATGACTTTTATCACATAAAGCAATGTTGTTATCAatctacaacaacaattaaaagtaGAACACTAAACCAAAGAAACcaatatatttatacaactcccataacaacagcaacaacaacaacaacattatcacATGTTCTACATTCTCTATCATCCTACAATTGCCGTTCTTCATTTCTCACTGTTTTCTTAATGGGTTATTTACTGTTAGTTCAACATTATGCCATGGCTGCTCCACAATCGTGTATACTCTGTGATAAAAATGATTTACAAGCCAAAGATCCTCAAACAAATTATGAAGAATTTCTATTTGAACATCAGGTGACGAGACAAGATGCGATAAACGCTTTAAGGCAATTAAATGATAGTTTTTATGAAG GGACCTCCACGGATAGTTCGTGTAATGGTGTTCGTTGTACGGAAAAAGTTATGAAATATTGTTTGGGACCTCAATTCATAAATGATCATTGTTGGTGTGAGGTGGGCCACAGTACGGGTAagtga
- the LOC111686084 gene encoding uncharacterized protein LOC111686084, with the protein MTTPQNTRIALADRLEALRVATTPTNNHRPDEPTPASIFASSLMDNNTNVALAQDFNSLIPSPDELIIRQRGRRRPLIDWTPEQAAATTNSVMRNPFQRTPTKMPLNTNMILRSSPRKRLTMGSTPPEPAGMCFGANTNSPTKLNAKQQLWPGTPVVKRSRLCEDEKPIAQLNEELPLATLLQGLSQQQLIQLIVGKLVAGNPKAEAELRAQLPTPDIETMEQELLHAKRMIFKSLPTSRLCKKTDSTAYTRASLHLNEFKRLVTQHTKQLHDSAHWDALLDYVFMAWPCVKATPNWDNATHNTIRRQCFKLLTCACMAAVKCGGTRLGSTRLHTLERSLRDWSQDYEDVLSCINTLNKALSKGRTSL; encoded by the exons atgactacACCACAAAATACTAGAATAGCCTTAGCCGATCGTTTGGAGGCCCTACGAGTGGCCACCACTCCAACAAATAATCATAGACCAGATGAACCAACACCAGCCTCTATATTTGCCTCTTCGCTGATGGACAACAATACAAATGTGGCTTTGGCACAggattttaatagtttaatacCCTCGCCGGATGAATTGATAATAAGACAACGCGGACGACGGCGTCCTTTAATAGACTGGACACCTGAACAGGCCGCTGCCACTACCAATTCCGTAATGCGTAATCCTTTTCAAAGAACACCCACTAAAATGCCTTTAAATACGAATATGATTTTAAGGAGTTCGCCGCGAAAACGTTTGACCATGGGTAGTACACCACCCGAACCGGCGGGTATGTGCTTTGGCGCCAATACAAATTCACCCACAAAACTTAATGCCAAACAGCAATTGTGGCCTGGCACTCCGGTCGTAAAGAGATCACGTTTGTGTGAAGATGAAAAACCCATAGCTCAGCTAAATGAGGAATTACCTTTGGCCACTTTACTGCAGGGTTTGTCACAGCAACAGTTGATACAATTGATAGTGGGTAAATTAGTGGCTGGAAATCCCAAAGCGGAGGCTGAATTAAGAGCCCAACTACCAACACCTGATATCGA AACCATGGAGCAGGAACTCCTACATGCTAAACGCATGATCTTCAAATCTCTACCCACCTCCCGTTTATGCAAGAAAACCGATAGTACTGCATATACACGGGCCTCCCTACATCTCAATGAATTTAAACGTTTGGTCACACAACACACTAAACAACTGCATGATTCTGCACACTGGGATGCATTGCTTGACTATGTATTCATGGCTTGGCCTTGTGTTAAGGCCACTCCTAATTGGGATAATGCCACTCATAATACTATACGTCGACAATGCTTTAAACTACTAACTTGTGCCTGTATGGCGGCTGTTAAATGTGGTGGCACTCGTTTGGGTTCAACCCGTCTTCATACTCTAGAGCGTAGTTTGCGTGATTGGTCTCAGGATTATGAAGATGTTCTGTCATGTATTAATACTCTAAATAAGGCTTTGTCAAAAGGACGTACAAGTCTTTAA